In Lates calcarifer isolate ASB-BC8 linkage group LG21, TLL_Latcal_v3, whole genome shotgun sequence, a single window of DNA contains:
- the LOC108876078 gene encoding LOW QUALITY PROTEIN: protein KIAA0100 (The sequence of the model RefSeq protein was modified relative to this genomic sequence to represent the inferred CDS: deleted 1 base in 1 codon): MSLLLISFLLFLLLGFVLLRVIFRWVICTLAVRFFQTTLNADLKIKSVGLFSVQGVSIQFHPQHTLEIDRIWISSKLLNQDLPRYLALCVGETRVRFDLQAPLRPFVKRSHGEKSGKISVSPTKLRFLSQLLSFHISSINVMVLNIALSESLWHMTITGITLLLDHQSKRLAWDFSVGQLSSKVLKSSQLDICLAEVSLSLLLSGDVSLPDMKPGCLSLSVRTLIAELHEGLFLSQLLLPPSPSKSDHNTAECESIEFIQTETVERFHQLIPHKVNVEFDNTNVTLSMHSQKRHLNWTLKSLKVSYGRDNEQLPLKSFTPELSFPQSSLELLLEDGLLLSQSRQRILCVNTLKTALQVTSIDISGSFTVNTCIIHYRHQEFSHWLNLFPWEQLIHRKAAHKKRRLPHLDAPVMIASSVSNVNVSVQLGDTTPFALGFLSANAELQHLLDIKVDKESPESQTVHQRASLSLDNFWWRVGQGSHIQQAPHPPGKHVWGEALILDTLSLQGSFNRPHVESGSQSPSLSVESTLKGLQVELSETCALCLSRLLSLICVPGDKGPQLSDVDTVSPPTDQTVQPAPSSQLHLLFKLDCSLEDVNVFTLSNLAGAVSLRMDTVRVLGSAESSSVSLQGVSLSVVKMLTENMETCCPASQTPGSVLKLTAIAFCYHLTTHTLQVQSEEELSVEWTPPDHMVLYQHMTEGQACWRMLCGEKGEESPFKPPESGDVSGQSRGLCVRVELGSTRLTAHVSEQNYILLHTEALSVSKHAGSMHIRSPSLIFNFDGNNIVSFKGLDVETHAELTEMQLHRDTFPFLITPHNRVWVLTCPSLSVEFPYQYNFSNTFDKAISVQKWLKTLHRSASGASAVQRLPPDLVFKISQFSFVFLDDVFEIKLRDNYELMKDESKESAKRLQLLDKKVADLRKQHGELLPARKIEELYSSLEKKHIEIYIQRSRRLYANTPMRKSLLTWTVSDLELVALADQSLHGPERVREQLRDIDRISPFPREGLPLVVQWCRAVKFKLAAFLVRIRDYPRYLFEIRDWELSGRLIGTEQDGQARAHRKEIVPLGPPWGDVTVHRNMPPLKFYYDFKSNISLYTIVWGPCWDPAWTLIGQSVDLLTKPTVDPSLPLAWWDKSRLLLHGRWVMDIDQANLHQLATEDPYNTTENLHWEWNKLNFDWNPGQFVFKGDLDVNVRTASKYDDICFLRLPNLCMTLDLQWLCHGNPHDHHAVMLCCAENIADVTSGQPHDSYRAFRSENLNLSITMDLNQHCGTEPGQPRILLYSSTLRWMQNFWATWTSVSRPICRGKLFHSLRPIRKKLGQHYKQMSYTAAFPQLQVHYWASFAQQRGIQVECNKGHVFTRGAQRLIPQAGTVMRRLISEWNVTQMVSELSQVTVHLMASTWDETADHQINAQVKKTHLLSLSSLSYQRQSNRMEEEVNPKDETNASYTHKLRLVDLRASWTTTNRNIAFGLYDGYKKASVLKRNLSTEALKGLRIDTQLQTKKLKRSPSNYSPTTAPTTPVMPTVSRAEKSQHEGTSMLQKLIEETDKFVVFSEEDSGVSDQLCGIAACQTDDVYNRNWFIELVNCQMMLRGTETAGCVLVSAAKAQLLQCEHHPAWYNDTLKQKTTWTCLLDGMQYFATMEPNPSEHEDRQLWLEVKNIEEHRQRNLDSVLELMESGQAVGGMVSTTTDWNQPAQVNEAQQVQRIISRCSCRMHYISYSHDINPELATQIKPPELRNNHEKEDLLKKQAGAVDTFTLIHHDLEISTNPVQYAMILDIVNNLLLHVEPRRKEHSEKKQRVRFQLEISSNPEEQRSSILHLQEAVRQHLAQIRRLEKQIYSNIRAQPEELSGDELMEINTRLQNQLNQEKNDMQMKSEELNILIRCFKDFQLQRANKLELRKPPEDVSVVRRTEIYFAQARWCLTEEDGQLGIAELELQRFMYSKLNKSDDTAEHLLELGWFTMNNLLPNAAYKVVLRPQSNCQSGRQFALRIFSKVRPPVGGISVKEHFEVNVVPLTIQLMYQFFKRMMGFFFPGRNVEEEEVTDEEDKFRLVTTGIPVKPRQSSEDTMGAMGPSKGVAQGLNRTAGVRRSFRKPPEHPVDDIDKMKERAAMNNSFIYIKIPQVPLCVSYKGEKSSVDWKDLNLVLPCLEYHNNTWTWLDFAMAVKRDSRKALVAQMIKEKLRLKPASGSDLRGKASEGKSDNSLQQQEEDEKARLLIGLSTADKSSSKKSIFSRRK, from the exons ATGTCTCTCTTGCTGATATCCTTCCTTCTGTTCCTGCTGCTTGGGTTTGTGTTGCTGCGTGTCATTTTCAG GTGGGTCATATGCACCCTAGCAGTGCGATTCTTCCAGACCACACTGAACGCTGATCTAAAGATCAAATCAGTAGGGCTGTTTTCTGTCCAAGGAGTTAGTATCCAGTTTCACCCCCAGCATACTCTG GAAATCGACAGAATATGGATTTCAAGTAAACTTCTAAACCAGGATTTGCC gagaTACCTGGCCTTATGTGTCGGTGAAACCAGAGTTAGATTTGACTTGCAAGCGCCACTGAGACCTTTTGTGAAGAGAAGTCATGGAGAAAAGTCAGGGAAGATTTCAGTCAGCCCCACCAAGCTACGCTTTCTGTCACAA ctgctgtcattCCACATCAGCTCGATCAACGTAATGGTACTGAACATAGCACTGTCAGAGTCTCTATGGCACATGACTATCACAGGGATCACCTTGTTACTTGACCACCAGAGTAAAAG GTTGGCCTGGGACTTCTCAGTCGGGCAGCTAAGCAGTAAAGTGCTTAAAAGCAGTCAATTG GATATATGTTTGGCTGAAGTGTCTCTGAgcctgctgctgtctggagATGTCAGCCTACCAGACATGAAGCCAGGCTGTCTGTCCCTGAGTGTGAGGACACTTATTGCAGAGCTGCACGAAGGGCTGTTCCTCAGCCAACTCCTGCTGCCCCCATCTCCCTCAAAGAGTGACCATAATACAGCTG AGTGTGAAAGCATTGAGTTCATCCAGACTGAGACCGTGGAGCGGTTTCATCAGTTGATCCCCCACAAGGTCAATGTGGAATTTGATAATACAAATGTAACTCTGTCTATGCACAGCCAGAAAAG ACACCTGAACTGGACTCTGAAGTCTTTAAAGGTCTCCTATGGACGAGACAATGAACAGCTTCCTCTTAAAAGCTTCACTCCCGAGCTGAGCTTTCcccagagcagcctggagctcCTTCTAGAGG ACGGACTTCTCCTCTCTCAAAGTAGGCAGAGAATCCTTTGTGTGAACACTCTGAAGACAGCCCTGCAG GTTACATCAATTGACATTTCAGGGTCATTCACAGTCAACACTTGCATCATCCACTACCGTCACCAGGAGTTCTCCCATTGGTTAAATCTATTTCCATGGGAACAGCTAATCCACAGGAAGGCAGCACATAAAAAAAG GCGCCTCCCTCACTTGGATGCTCCTGTGATGATCGCTTCCTCTGTGTCCAATGTTAATGTGTCCGTTCAGTTGGGAGACACAACACCGTTTGCTCTAGGCTTCCTGTCTGCCAATGCAG AACTGCAGCATCTCCTTGACATTAAAGTTGACAAAGAGAGCCCGGAGTCCCAGACTGTACATCAGCGTGCCTCACTGTCCCTGGACAACTTCTGGTGGAGAGTGGGTCAGGGGTCTCATATCCAACAAGCACCCCACCCTCCTGGTAAACATGTGTGGGGAGAAGCGCTTATTTTAGACACGCTCAGTCTTCAG GGGAGTTTCAACCGACCCCACGTGGAGTCGGGCAGCCAGTCTCCAAGTCTGAGTGTGGAGTCCACTCTGAAAGGCCTTCAAGTGGAGCTTTCAGAGACCTGTGCACTGTGCCTATCTCGCCTGCTGTCCCTCATTTGTGTTCCTGGTGATAAGGGGCCACAGCTGTCAGATGTGGACACAGTGTCTCCCCCCACTGACCAAACTGTCCAACCCGCCCCCTCCTCACAGCTACACCTGCTTTTTAAGCTGGACTGCAGTCTGGAGGATGTTAATGTGTTCACACTCTCTAATCTGGCAG GAGCTGTGTCTTTGCGGATGGACACTGTAAGAGTCCTGGGCTCTGCAGAGAGCTCCTCAGTGTCTCTACAGGGTGTGAGCTTGTCTGTGGTCAAAATGCTGACAGAGAACATGGAGACATGCTGCCCTGCCTCCCAAACCCCTGGCTCTGTGCTCAAACTCACCGCAATAGCCTTCTGTTATCACCTCACCACCCACACCTTACAG GTTCAAAGTGAAGAGGAGCTCTCTGTTGAATGGACACCACCAGACCACATGGTCTTATATCAGCACATGACTGAAGGTCAGGCTTGCTGGCGTATGCTTTGTggggagaaaggagaagagagtcCGTTCAAACCTCCAGAGAGTGGAGATGTGTCAGGTCAGAGTAGAGggttgtgtgtgcgtgttgaaCTGGGCTCTACTCGTTTAACAGCTCATGTTAGTGAGCAGAACTACATTCTCCTGCACACAGAagccctctctgtctccaaGCATGCTGGCTCCATGCACATACGCTCCCCTTCACTGATCTTCAACTTTGATGGCAACAACATCGTCTCCTTTAAGGGTCTAGATGTAGAGACGCATGCAGAGCTGACTGAgatgcagctgcacagagacaCTTTCCCCTTCCTCATCACTCCTCACAACCGTGTCTGGGTTCTCACTtgtccttctctgtctgtcGAGTTCCCCTACCAGTACAATTTCTCAAACACTTTTGACAAGGCCATTAGTGTGCAGAAGTGGTTGAAGACTCTCCATCGATCTGCAAGCGGGGCCTCTGCCGTTCAACGTCTGCCTCCCGACCTGGTGTTTAAAATCAGccagttttcatttgtcttcCTGGATGATGTCTTTGAAATCAAGCTGCGAGACAACTACGAGCTGATGAAGGATGAGAGCAAGGAAAGTGCGAAGCGCCTGCAGCTTCTGGATAAGAAGGTGGCAGATCTGCGCAAGCAGCATGGAGAACTTCTGCCTGCCAGGAAAATAGAGGAGCTGTATAGTTCTCTGGAGAAAAAGCACATAGAGATCTACATCCAGCGCTCACGCCGCCTCTACGCAAACACACCCATGAGGAAGTCTCTGCTGACGTGGACTGTGTCAGACTTGGAACTTGTAGCCCTGGCTGATCAGTCTCTTCATGGGCCTGAGAGGGTGAGAGAGCAACTGAGGGACATTGACAGGATCAGTCCCTTCCCCAGAGAAGGACTCCCTCTGGTGGTCCAGTGGTGCCGTGCAGTCAAATTTAAACTGGCTGCATTTTTGG TGAGAATTCGGGACTACCCTCGTTACCTGTTTGAGATCCGAGACTGGGAGCTGTCAGGGCGTCTGATTGGGACAGAACAGGATGGACAGGCAAGAGCTCATCGTAAAGAGATTGTCCCACTTGGTCCACCATGGGGAGATGTGACAGTCCACAGGAATATGCCACCACTCAAGTTCTACTATGATTTCAAAT CAAACATCTCTCTCTACACGATCGTGTGGGGGCCATGTTGGGACCCTGCCTGGACTTTGATTGGACAGTCAGTTGACCTGCTGACCAAACCCACAGTTGATCCCTCACTTCCTCTAGCGTGGTGGGACAAAAGTCGTCTCCTGCTGCATGGACGCTGGGTTATGGACATTGATCAGGCCAATCTTCATCAGCTAGCTACAGAG GACCCTTATAACACTACAGAAAACCTACACTGGGAATGGAATAAGCTGAACTTTGACTGGAACCCtggacagtttgtttttaaaggcgACCTGGATGTAAATGTCCGGACAGCATCAAA GTATGATGATATCTGTTTTCTGCGTCTACCCAACCTGTGTATGACCCTTGACCTCCAATGGCTTTGCCATGGCAACCCTCACGACCACCATGCTGTGATGCTCTGCTGTGCTGAGAACATTGCAGATGTGACCTCAGGACAACCTCATGACTCCTACAGAGCCTTTCGCTCTGAGAACCTTAACCTCTCCATCACAATGGACCTTAACCAGCACTGTGGCACAG AACCCGGTCAGCCCAGAATCTTGCTGTACAGCAGCACTCTGCGGTGGATGCAAAACTTCTGGGCCACCTGGACAAGTGTATCCCGACCAATCTGTAGAGGCAAGCTCTTCCACAGCCTCAGGCCGATCCGCAAGAAGCTGGGTCAGCACTACAAACAGATGTCCTACACAGCTGCCTTCCCACAACTAcaa GTGCATTACTGGGCCTCCTTCGCACAGCAGAGAGGTATACAAGTGGAGTGCAACAAAGGCCATGTGTTCACTCGAGGGGCACAGAGACTTATTCCTCAGG CTGGCACTGTGATGAGGAGGCTGATCTCTGAATGGAATGTGACTCAGATGGTTAGTGAGCTCTCACAGGTGACGGTTCACCTGATGGCCTCTACCTGGGATGAAACGGCCGATCACCAGATCAACGCTCAGGTGAAGAAGACTCACCTGCTCAGCCTGTCCTCCCTGAGCTACCAGCGACAGAGCAACCGCATGGAGGAG GAGGTGAACCCGAAGGATGAGACCAATGCTTCTTACACTCACAAACTGCGCCTGGTGGATTTGCGTGCTTCATGGACAACCACTAACAGGAACATAGCCTTTGGGTTGTACGACGGTTACAAAAAGGCATCTGTGCTGAAGAGAAATCTCTCCACCGAAGCTTTGAAGGGTCTGAGGATcgacacacagctgcagaccAAGAAGCTCAAACGTTCTCCTTCCAACTACTCTCCTACCACAGCTCCTACTACACCTGTCATGCCCACCGTCAGTCGAGCAGAAAAAAGTCAACATGAAG GAACATCAATGCTCCAGAAACTGATCGAGGAAACAGACAagtttgtggtgttttcagAGGAGGACTCAGGTGTCAGTGACCAGCTGTGTGGCATTGCAGCCTGTCAGACTGATGATGTCTATAACCGCAACTGGTTTATTGAATTAGTCAATTGTCAG ATGATGTTGCGAGGCACGGAGACAGCAGGCTGCGTGTTGGTGTCTGCAGCGAaggctcagctgctgcagtgtgagcacCACCCTGCCTGGTACAATGACACCTTGAAGCAGAAGACCACCTGGACCTGTCTGCTGGATGGCATGCAGTACTTTGCCACCATGGAGCCCAACCCATCTGAGCATGAGGACAGGCAGTTGTGGCTGGAG GTGAAAAATATAGAGGAACACAGACAGCGTAACCTGGACTCAGTGCTGGAGCTGATGGAGAGTGGCCAGGCTGTAGGAGGAATGGTTAGCACCACCACAG ACTGGAATCAGCCAGCTCAAGTGAACGAGGCTCAGCAGGTTCAGCGTATCATCTCTCGTTGTAGCTGCCGGATGCACTACATCAGTTACAGTCACGACATTAACCCGGAGTTGGCCACGCAGATCAAACCACCAGAGCTGAGGAATAACCATGAGAAAGAGGACCTGCTGAAAAAACAGGCTG GTGCTGTGGACACCTTTACCCTCATTCACCATGACCTTGAAATATCCACTAACCCTGTTCAGTACGCTATGATCCTGGACATTGTCAACAACTTGTTGTTACACGTGGAACCCAGGCGCAAG gAGCACAGTGAAAAAAAGCAGCGAGTGCGTTTCCAGCTGGAAATTTCTAGTAACCCGGAGGAGCAGCGCAGCAGCATCTTACATCTCCAGGAGGCAGTCAGGCAGCACCTTGCTCAGATTAGGCGCCTTGAGAAGCAGATTTACTCTAACATCAGG GCACAACCTGAAGAACTAAGCGGTGATGAACTAATGGAGATCAACACCAGACTGCAGAACCAGCTAAACCAGGAGAAGAATGACATGCAGATGAAGAGCGAAGAGCTCAACATTCTCATCAG GTGTTTTAAAGATTTCCAGCTGCAACGCGCAAACAAGCTGGAGCTGCGGAAGCCCCCGGAGGATGTGAGCGTGGTGAGGAGGACAGAGATCTACTTTGCCCAGGCCCGCTGGTGTCTGACCGAAGAGGATGGCCAGCTTGGTATAGCTGAGCTAGAGCTGCAGAGATTCATGTACAGTAAG CTGAACAAGTCTGATGACACAGCAGAGCATCTTTTGGAGCTAGGGTGGTTTACAATGAACAACCTGCTGCCCAATGCAGCATACAAG gtTGTACTTCGTCCTCAGAGTAACTGTCAGTCAGGGCGCCAGTTTGCTTTGCGAATCTTCAGTAAAGTGCGCCCCCCTGTGGGAGGAATCTCTGTGAAGGAGCATTTTGAG gtAAACGTGGTGCCTCTCACCATCCAGCTGATGTACCAGTTCTTCAAAAGAATGATGGGATTTTTCTTCCCAGGAAGAAatgttgaggaggaggaggtcactGATGAGGAGGACAAATTCAGATTGGTTACTACTG GTATCCCTGTCAAGCCTCGGCAGTCATCAGAGGACACCATGGGTGCTATGGGCCCCAGCAAAGGTGTCGCCCAGGGACTGAACCGCACTGCTGGGGTGAGGAGGTCATTCAGGAAACCTCCAGAG CACCCTGTTGATGACATTGATAAAATGAAGGAGCGAGCTGCTATGAACAACTCCTTCATCTACATCAAGATTCCCCAAGTGCCCCTCTGTGTCAGCTATAAG GGAGAAAAGAGTAGTGTGGACTGGAAGGACCTGAACCTGGTTCTGCCTTGTTTGGAGTACCACAACAATACTTGGACTTGGCTCGACTTTGCCATGGCTGTGAAAAGGGACAGCAGGAAAGCACTTGTAGCACAG ATGATAAAAGAGAAGCTGCGTCTGAAGCCGGCGTCAGGCTCAGACCTGCGGGGGAAGGCGTCAGAGGGGAAGTCAGACAacagcctgcagcagcaggaggaagatgag aaGGCGCGGCTCCTCATCGGCCTCAGCACCGCAGACAAGAGCTCCAGCAAGAAGAGCATCTTCAGCCGACGcaagtga